The sequence TGTTACAGTTCTACATCTGTTTCCTGACAGGGTGACTGCGCCTCAGGATGGCAACATCAAACCTGGAGAACCAGCTACAGAGTGCCCAGAAGAATCTCTTGTTTCTCCAGCGAGAACATGCCAACACGCTGAAAGGCCTGCACGCGGAGATCCGACgcctgcagcagcactgcacaGGTAGCCGGGACAGGATGCCAGTGCCCATTCGGTGCTTAATTCTTTTCACAAGAATGGAATAACTGCTTCCCACTTCAGCAGTGAAACCTGGCAGCAAAGCCCACCACCAGGGTGTATTTAGGGTGATCGGCATGTATCTCGGGGCACAACTGTGTGATCATTAAGCAAagatcttttttattatttttataaaaaaagcgGCATGTCACCTGATAGTTCCAGTTGTTCTACAGATCAGATAACATACAGATCAGTGGATCTCCTGTGATTGCTTTGGGCGGGGGGAAGAGTTCGTTATATTTTTATTGAAGTATGCCATTGTAAACACGCCCACCAGGTGGGGTATGGGGCAGATGATGATGttctaacaaaaataaacaacttttttCCTCAGATTTAACCTATGAGCTGACTGTAAAGAGTTCAGACTTGTCAGGTAAGGAATacatagcatttttcttttaatgttcaCGTTAAGCTTCCTCATCTTTTTCAATGTTTGTATTTTCTCCATTACAAGTAGGTGAGAATACTTTCCACTTCAGATGTTGACTTTATAAACTCCAAAGGTATAAGAACAGTTTTCTCCTTTCCAGACTTACTGTTAATTATGCAGGAAATGTCACAAGTTCTTGACAAGGTCACATAGCAAAGAGCCAGGAATAGAGTGTAGAACTGCCGACTCCGCGCTCCTACTAAACAATGAGTTCCCTGCGTGTTCTATAGGAACAGGGAACATGAATTTTAGGAGCAGAAGAGTGAGACTATTATTAAAACTTAGCTGGTACTGTAATCCCACcacaaagcttttatttatataaatatatatcataGATTCCAGTTATTTTAGATGTATTATGTTATCAATACATGAAGCACAAGAATAAAATACTCCCTGGGAGTAACGTCCTGGATCAGGGATGGTGTGGGACAAGACGTATATTGTGGATAAGAGAGAACATGAGCAAATTTAGCAAAGCAACTGAGCAACTTTGCATGTATTCAGTGTTATTCCTTGATAATGCAAAGTTGCTCAGATGCTTCTCATCACAGGAATCTCAGAGTAGGTGATCTACCAGCAATGCCACCTGTGCTGATGCTGTGCCAAACACAGGCACTGCCCGGTGTGGAGGGGACACTACCGAACACTTCACAGTCGATAGCCCTGTGACATAGGGTGCTTGTTATTGGAGAAATCCAGGCTGCTGGTCTCTGCTGAGCAGTTGGGAAGCCGCCCAGCTGTAATAACCGAGGGAAGAGAGACAAAATTGCCCCACAGGCCCTATGGCGTGAGGGCAAGAACGCTGAGGCGGGTCAGCCTTGCCTGTTCCTGACGGTGTGCCCTCACCAGTGCAAGAACCCCTGGTGTTATGGGGTGATGTGTCGCGCtcttgagaagagaaggcagcCAGGCTCAGACACCTGATCCCCACAGAGAcctctgcagcagcaaagccttgGGGAAGAGGGCACACCTCTGCCTTAGCATCACGGGCTTCAGCTGCCCGTGGAGGGGTGAAGCTGAAGCCTGGCATGTCTTCCTGCTGAGCTCCATCACTCTTTACAGCCAGTCTGGCATTTTGCAGTGGGAGAACTTCCTCTTAATAACCAGAGGATTTGCAAAATGGCTCCAATTTTGAGCAAGTTCAGCAAGCACAGTTTCTGTAATCCCTGTTCCCCAGAACATACGAAGCATCTCTACTTACTAACACCGCTACTAACCCATGGTGAGTGGCACTAGCTCGTCATCATTTCCTTAAAAGCTGTCCTGGTTCTTCTGAAGTAGTTTTAAGAGTATTAGCTGAAGGTAGTCTTGGGAGTTCTCTTATGTCTTTGAGATAGCAAAAGGAACCCTATTGCACTGTTTTACTTAGTGGCCATCATTAATTTGGaacacttctgctttttctatTCTTGTAGGAAATGGTAGTTCAAGAAGTGATGAACTCAAAAGGAAGTGTGAAGATCTTGAAGCTCAGCTGAAAGCCAAAGAGGctgaaaataatgaattattgAAAGAACTTGAACAAAAGAATGCGATGATAATGGTGCTGGAAAACActattaaagaaagagaaaagaagtatttggaagagttaaaaatgaaaagccataAGCTCAATATGTTGTCAAGTGAACTAGAGCAGAGAGCGAGCACTATTGCTTATTTAACTTCTCAGCTGCACGCTACTAAGAAGAAGCTGATGAGCTCAAGCGGGACTTCAGAGGGGACCCCTTCTGGCAGTCCCGTGTTGTCCAACTATAAGCCGTCCCCTCCCAAAGATAAACTGCCGGAGACTCCACGACGCAGGATGAAGAAGAGTCTGTCGACACCACTCAACCCCGAGTTTGAAGAGGCCTACAGAATAGGATCGGAGAGCCGGAAGCTGCTGTTAAGAGAGCCTGTGGATGCCATGCCTGATCCCACTCCGTTTCTGTTGGCCAGGGAAACGGCAGAGGTACATCTTATTAAGGAGAGGCCGTTAGTTATCCCACCTATTGCTTCAGATCGTGCATCCGGCGAATCGCACAGCCCGGCCCGAGAGAAGCCACACAAGGCACACATTGGGGTGGCGCATCGCATCCACCATGTCGCGCCATCCCAGCCGCAGCCGGAGGTTGAAACGCTGGCAGTGGATCAGGTCCATGGAAGCAAAGTGGTCAGAAAGCACTCAGGGACAGACAGAACTGTTTGAGTAAAATCACTGAAATGCTCTACTCTGTTGCTGTTTATGCACTGTGATCCTGTAGGATAAATAGCACCTGCAGTAAATTTATTTTGATGCCCCATGCATGCCAAACTTCTTCCAGATACATCATTACTAGATTATGCTCCTCTAATGAAATCTAATACGACTGTGTTCATATGGCAAGGTATATAACTACTAAATGCTGTGGCCAAATCAGGGGTACCTGACTGCTTGCTTCTGAGCACTGCTCCATTTATTGTAACTACACGTGTGGACAAAGGCACAGGCTGCAGGCTGCGTTATTAATATTAGTGAAAACAAACTTAACTCTACACCTGCAGCAATATGTAGTGGCTGTTAATGTTTGAACTACCAGTGGTTCTTTTGTCTTCACTGTGTATGTAAGGATCCGTACACAAACACTAACCTCCCTGACAAAGCCTTTCTCACAGTAGCATTGAAAATGACGCAGATGTACGTACACTGTAAAATGAACTAAGGCCATCTTTTCCTTCACGTGACGCTCTCGATTGCAAATCGTGTTCATAGTTTCTCTTTCTCAAAATCCCGAGAGTCCCAGCAAGCATTACTTGATTAATGTTAAATACTTTGGTTTGTGgctttaagtggaaaaaaaaaaaaaaggggaggggggaataaagCACTCTCTTAAAAGGTTAATGATCCTCATAGAAAGAGTATAAACACTGGATTGTTTacggttgcttttttttttttttttaaattgaatggCTCCATTCCACATTTCACACTAGTCAGTACACTGCACTTGTAGCACCTTTGATACTGGCTCAGAGCTCCTTTTCCAGGGAGAAATGGTTCTTTATGCTCTAACCTGCACTTTTTTGTAAAGGGATTATTTATGTTTCCTGAAAACCTTAgacttgttctgggcatcatcagATGGTGCTGGCTTCTACCAGCTTATGAAAGCTGAGCTGTCCCTCTAAAATGTGTTTAACTGATGTAACCAGTTCATACGGGAGGAAAATCTGgcatccttgatttttttttatccttgtgaATTGGGACAGACTTGCCTTCACTTGCCCTGGTTCCCCTGCTCCTTTCTAGTGAGCAACAGGCAGACCCTACATCTGTTAGACtacttgattattttattattatttttcctaggAAAGAAAGGCATACTGAGAGCTGTGAGAGTAGGTAATTTTAGGAAAGGAGCACAAATTtgaccatttttttcttaaattctgatCAGCACCTCCAGCTCACCTCCGCTTCACTCTTGTCTGCAGCCTCTGAGTAGGACCAGCAAGAACCAATGGCTCCCAAATGCTGCTAAGCTTATGATGTGCCTTCAAAAACTTGGAACGCATAATCTCTGTGAAAGCTGATGAAGGATCCCTGCCTGCCCTCTTTCCTTCCCCGTGCCAGCTGTAGTCTGCCCCTCTTAAGCTTCTTCTGCAGCTGCGTGTTGGTGTGTGTCTCCCTCTGGAGCCTTGGGTCACTACCTGTGCGCTTCCCCCACAGAGGCCCTGGCAGGATGACAAAAGCTGTTCTTCCCAACTGTGGTACCGCTACGTTTCCTGTGCAGCATGACAGCTTACGGCAGGCTGGTCCCAGTCAGAGAGGGTCGGAATATCCACGAGCCCTGAGGCCTCCTGTGCCCTGCCCCCTGCACCCTCACGACTCAGTCACTTGCTGTTTGAAGCCCAAGAAACACTCCTCAGTGTTACACCGTGCCGGTTGCGTGGTAGGATTTGTTTCATGACtggtggggagggacagggaaAAAGCTGTGTTCCTGGAAAATGGTTCGTTAAAGAAGGTTGGTTATTCTGTGGTTTACTATTTTTCAGTGTATTGAATTAACCAGcagtgggtttggggttttttcattgttGCTGCCATATTTTTATGGCGATTTATTGTATGACTGATCTACCCTGCCACTTGTTCAAGGATGATAGAAGGCACCGCTTCTAAGCGCAGCAGAAGTGATGCTTTGGgcaattaaaaacatttcttacaaCCGTACAGGCAAACCTtagtctttgtgtgtgtgtgagactaACTTATTACctttttcatatacatatatatatacacacacatccacCAGCTCGGAGACTTTCCAGAAGTACAAATTATGGAAAACGCTTTCCTCTTCAAATGAATTTATTGATTGTACTGGCTTGGTTGTATGGTACTATTTAAAGTCAGGTGTGCCTAAGTGAACACTCACAGTGTGAATCTTTGCCTAGTTTGattcccctctgccccctcccggtcccccccttccccctcccccccaaaaaaaagcattGGATTCTGTGGGAAAAATCTAGTGCCAGCTTCAAGCTGTCAGTCTGGATTCAAGGTGAGACAAACGCCTTGAAGGACCCAATGGGAAATGTGCTTTGTAGTGTAAAGATCAGCTTCAAAAACAAGGCCAAGGCCCATGGCGTTCCTTCTCTGGGAGGTTGTGTACACAGGTGTCCGGAGGGTGTTCTGAAAGAGCGTGGAGGAAAGAAGGACACTGAGTAGAGCCTGAAGTACTACATGAAAGTGGAAACAAGAAGGGCCTGTAGGAGAGATGACTGTCTTCAGCAATTCACTACTTTTGTTATAAGTCTTAAGTATCTGATACCCAGAAAATGTAAACATTCTTTTTGTCATTAACTGGTAATGGAAAATAATTAAGAGAATAGTGGGAATATAGGAGTGTCCCAAGATGCCTGTTCCATTCCACCTGAATGGAAAAGAGGCAACAAATATATTAACCCCCTTGAGTGTAACCCTGAGAAACTTTAGTGATGGCTAAGGTAAGGAGAAGTGTTAAACTGCACACTTTATATACTAGTGCTAATGATAAAATACTGCCGCTTGTGCTAAGCAGGAAGGGGCTACCAGCTACCGAGATGTGAAAACGGAAGGAAGTTCCTAAGCTGATGGGCGGTTGTGGCCCCAGAGGGGCAGTACCTGGAGTTTGAGCCTGTGTGCTTCAATGGGGATGATCTTCAGAATGGGTAACTCCACCACCAGGACTCCGGGCTTGCTTTTGGCGAGGCAGCCGTGCTCTACGTCCCAGTCCGCTCCTTCCAGAAACAGACCAGAAACAAAGCAGCCTGTGCAGGCAGAAAATGCAACACCTCAGGTAAACtgagctactaaaaaaaaaaaaaaaatatctgtgtacaCGCTCCTTGGCGCGTACAGCCATGACAAGACGCGCTACGTTTCAAACTGCAGCTCCACAGAGATATACTGATCTGTGGTGGTTTTATAATACAACTGTGACCTAccatgtttaattttctttttcaaattaaaattatctCGCGCTACTTATGATAAACATTATTGGGAACAAATGCTGATTTGCTTGCAGTTTTCTTCCCCACAGTGGTGCCATCCTCCAGTTACTTGCCCAGGTAATAGCCAAACTGCAAGAGCTTTTTAACGCCTGTGGGACTGGCTCATTAGATCATTTGGACAAAAGGGGAAGGGTTGGGATGGAGTTGTTCTAGTACAAATACCAAGAATTTTGATTAAATGTTAGTAAATAAAGAATAGTCTAGGTAAGCCCTTGAggtgacttttatttttaactgggaGTTAGATTTAGCAAAAACAATCagatgttttttcctcctctgttcccAATCAGGTCTAGTACTCAAAAGCATTGCTCAGCTGCCCCCTTTACACAGAGTTTGTTATATTTAGTGATTAGAGTGTTGCTAGTCATAGAGATTTCATAAAGATATATTTACACAATAAatcatacatatttatatttccttcttgtttaaatatatttcagtatattATTTGTGGTGTAAATAGATCTTTATAAACCTGCTAGGATTGGTAACGTTCTAGCCATTCAGGAAAaagtatgta comes from Larus michahellis chromosome 13, bLarMic1.1, whole genome shotgun sequence and encodes:
- the CCDC92 gene encoding coiled-coil domain-containing protein 92, giving the protein MATSNLENQLQSAQKNLLFLQREHANTLKGLHAEIRRLQQHCTDLTYELTVKSSDLSGNGSSRSDELKRKCEDLEAQLKAKEAENNELLKELEQKNAMIMVLENTIKEREKKYLEELKMKSHKLNMLSSELEQRASTIAYLTSQLHATKKKLMSSSGTSEGTPSGSPVLSNYKPSPPKDKLPETPRRRMKKSLSTPLNPEFEEAYRIGSESRKLLLREPVDAMPDPTPFLLARETAEVHLIKERPLVIPPIASDRASGESHSPAREKPHKAHIGVAHRIHHVAPSQPQPEVETLAVDQVHGSKVVRKHSGTDRTV